A window from Pongo abelii isolate AG06213 chromosome 6, NHGRI_mPonAbe1-v2.0_pri, whole genome shotgun sequence encodes these proteins:
- the FGL2 gene encoding fibroleukin has product MKLANWYWLSSAVLATYGFLVVANNETEEIKDERAKDVCPVRLESRGKCEEAGECPYQVSLPPLTIQLPKQFSRIEEVFKEVQNLKEIVNSLKKSCQDCKLQADDNGDPGRDGLLLPSTGAPGEVGDNRVRELESEVNKLSSELKNAKEEINVLHGRLEKLNLVNMNNIENYVDSKVANLTFVVNSLDGKCSKCPSQEQIQSRPVQHLIYKDCSDYYAIGKRSSETYRVTPDPKNSSFEVYCDMETMGGGWTVLQTRLDGSTNFTRTWQDYKAGFGNLRREFWLGNDKIHLLTKSKEMILRIDLEDFNGVKLYALYDQFYVANEFLKYRLHVGNYNGTAGDALRFNKHYNHDLKFFTTPDKDNDRYPSGNCGLYYSSGWWFDACLSANLNGKYYHQKYRGVRNGIFWGTWPGVSEAHPGGYKSSFKEAKMMIRPKHFKP; this is encoded by the exons ATGAAGCTGGCTAACTGGTACTGGCTGAGCTCAGCTGTTCTTGCCACTTACGGTTTTTTGGTTGTGGCAAACAATGAAACAGAGGaaattaaagatgaaagagcaaaGGACGTCTGCCCAGTGAGACTAGAAAGCAGAGGGAAATGCGAAGAGGCAGGGGAGTGCCCCTACCAGGTAAGCCTGCCCCCCTTGACTATTCAGCTCCCGAAGCAATTCAGCAGGATCGAGGAGGTGTTCAAAGAAGTCCAGAACCTCAAGGAAATTGTAAATAGTCTAAAGAAATCTTGCCAAGACTGCAAGCTGCAGGCTGATGACAACggagacccaggcagagacgGACTGCTGTTACCCAGTACAGGAGCCCCGGGAGAGGTTGGTGATAACAGAGTTAGAGAATTAGAGAGTGAGGTTAACAAGCTGTCCTCTGAGCTAAAGAATGCCAAAGAGGAGATCAATGTACTTCATGGTCGCCTGGAAAAGCTGAATCTTGTAAATATGAACAACATAGAAAATTATGTTGACAGCAAAGTGGCAAATCTAACATTTGTTGTCAATAGTTTGGATGGCAAATGTTCAAAGTGTCCCAGCCAAGAACAAATACAGTCACGTCCAG TTCAACATCTAATATATAAAGATTGCTCTGACTACTACGCAATAGGCAAAAGAAGCAGTGAGACCTACAGAGTTACACCTGATCCCAAAAATAGTAGCTTTGAAGTTTACTGTGACATGGAGACCATGGGGGGAGGCTGGACAGTGCTGCAGACACGTCTCGATGGGAGCACCAACTTCACCAGAACGTGGCAAGACTACAAAGCAGGCTTTGGAAACCTCAGAAGGGAATTTTGGCTGGGGAATGACAAAATTCATCTTCTGACCAAGAGTAAGGAAATGATTCTGAGAATAGATCTTGAAGACTTTAATGGTGTCAAACTATATGCCTTGTATGATCAGTTTTATGTGGCTAATGAGTTTCTCAAATATCGTTTACATGTTGGTAACTATAATGGCACAGCTGGAGATGCACTACGTTTCAACAAACATTACAACCATGATCTGAAGTTTTTCACCACCCCAGATAAAGACAATGATCGATATCCTTCTGGGAACTGTGGGCTGTACTACAGCTCAGGCTGGTGGTTTGATGCATGTCTTTCTGCAAACTTAAATGGCAAATATTATCACCAAAAATACAGAGGTGTCCGTAATGGGATTTTCTGGGGCACCTGGCCTGGTGTAAGTGAGGCACACCCTGGTGGCTACAAGTCCTCCTTCAAAGAGGCTAAGATGATGATCAGACCCAAGCACTTTAAGCCATAA